From Paenibacillus polymyxa, the proteins below share one genomic window:
- a CDS encoding glycerol dehydrogenase produces MANVVRSVTSPKKFISGQNLLSSLNDYIKDYGDKAYVICDEFILERAQKEAGASIEAAGNQVVFEKFQYECTKEEIDRNRELVRKHGSNIIIGIGGGKTLDTAKATAYYEKLPVVIFPTIASTDAPCTALAVIYKKDGSFDEYLFLPTNPDVVLADTGILAAAPARFFAAGIGDALATYFEARACYQANGDNLVLNKPSTTGLGLARLCYDTLLENAVKAKRAVDRKVYTRAVEDTIEATIYLSGVGAESGGLAAAHAIHNGMTAVPSLHKAQHGEKVTFGLLTQLVLENAPKEELETVIKLVKDVGLPLTLRDLGVEEFVEAEWRQVAEAACAANDTMINMPFPVSPDDVYNAIIAANAIAESYQ; encoded by the coding sequence ATGGCAAACGTTGTAAGGTCCGTTACTTCACCCAAGAAATTTATTTCTGGACAAAATCTACTCTCGTCGTTAAATGACTACATCAAGGATTATGGCGATAAGGCTTATGTTATTTGCGATGAGTTTATCCTTGAAAGAGCCCAAAAGGAGGCAGGTGCTTCGATTGAAGCAGCTGGTAACCAGGTGGTCTTTGAGAAATTCCAATATGAATGTACAAAAGAAGAGATTGATCGTAACCGTGAATTAGTACGCAAACATGGTTCGAACATCATTATAGGGATTGGCGGGGGAAAAACGCTGGATACCGCCAAGGCAACAGCATATTATGAAAAGCTGCCTGTTGTTATTTTTCCAACGATTGCTTCTACAGATGCTCCTTGTACCGCGCTTGCGGTTATTTACAAGAAGGATGGCTCTTTTGACGAATATTTGTTCCTGCCTACGAATCCAGATGTAGTACTTGCGGATACAGGTATTTTGGCAGCGGCGCCTGCACGTTTCTTTGCAGCAGGAATCGGTGATGCACTGGCCACTTATTTTGAAGCTCGTGCCTGCTATCAGGCCAATGGGGACAATCTGGTGCTGAACAAGCCTTCCACTACAGGTCTGGGACTGGCTCGCCTTTGTTATGATACACTACTGGAAAATGCTGTGAAGGCCAAACGCGCGGTGGATCGTAAAGTGTATACTCGTGCGGTTGAGGATACGATTGAAGCGACTATTTATCTGAGTGGTGTCGGAGCAGAATCAGGTGGATTGGCAGCGGCACATGCCATTCATAATGGCATGACGGCTGTTCCTTCGCTTCACAAAGCACAGCATGGTGAGAAAGTTACTTTCGGCTTGTTAACTCAGCTGGTGCTGGAAAACGCACCAAAAGAAGAGCTGGAGACCGTGATTAAGCTGGTTAAGGATGTAGGTCTTCCATTAACGCTTCGTGACCTGGGTGTAGAGGAATTTGTTGAGGCTGAATGGCGCCAGGTGGCTGAAGCTGCTTGTGCAGCAAATGATACGATGATCAACATGCCGTTCCCGGTTAGTCCTGATGATGT